Proteins from one Poecile atricapillus isolate bPoeAtr1 chromosome 14, bPoeAtr1.hap1, whole genome shotgun sequence genomic window:
- the ATPAF2 gene encoding ATP synthase mitochondrial F1 complex assembly factor 2: protein MSSVAMWRGCRRLWWAHSPPARLPRPPPAAAGSGPVGPCGRRAYAPPAERKRFYQNVSISQGEGGFEINLDHRKLKTPQAKLFTVPSEALAIAVATEWDSQKDTIKFYTMHLTTLCNTALDNPTQRNKTQLIRAAVKFLETDTVCYRVEEPPALAELQKNEWDPVVTWAEKRYNVTIGSSTSILGPNIPASTKETFVSHLASYNMWALQGIEFVITQLKSLILSMSLIDRHITVEKAVLLSRLEEEYQIRRWGNVEWAHDYDLCELRARTAAGTLFVHLCSESSTIKHKLLQD, encoded by the exons ATGTCGTCTGTCGCGATGTGGCGCGGCTGTCGCCGGCTGTGGTGGGCCCACTCTCCGCCCGCTCGGCTTCCCCGACcgcctcctgcagctgctgggagcgGCCCGGTGGGGCCATGCGGGCGCCGGGCCTATGCCCCGCCGGCAG AGAGGAAGAGGTTCTACCAGAACGTGAGCATCTCACAGGGGGAAG GAGGCTTTGAAATAAACCTGGACCACCGAAAGCTGAAAACGCCCCAGGCCAAGCTCTTCACAGTCCCCAGCGAGGCTTTGGCCATTGCAGTGGCAACAGAGTGGGATTCCCAGAAAGACACCATCAAGTTCTACACCATGCACCTG ACCACTCTGTGCAACACGGCGCTGGACAATCCCACgcagagaaacaaaacacagctgatCCGAGCAGCTGTGAAGTTCCTGGAGACAGACACAGTCTG CTATCGTGTGGAGGAGCCTCCAGCCTTGGCAGAACTACAGAAGAATGAGTGGGATCCCGTGGTCACCTGGGCTGAGAAAAG GTACAACGTGACAATTGGCTCCTCGACCAGCATCCTGGGGCCAAACATTCCAGCCAGCACCAAGGAAACTTTTGTCAGCCATCTGGCATCCTACAACATGTGGGCCCTGCAag GTATAGAATTTGTAATCACCCAGCTGAAATCGCTGATTCTGTCCATGAGCCTGATTGACAGGCACATTACAGTAGAGAAAGCTGTGCTTCTGTCTCGCCTGGAGGAAGAATACCAG ATCCGGCGCTGGGGCAATGTGGAGTGGGCCCACGACTACGACCTGTGTGAGCTGCGTGCTcgcacagcagctgggactcTCTTTGTTCACCTCTGCTCAGAGAGCTCAACTATAAAACACAAGCTGTTGCAGGACTga
- the GID4 gene encoding glucose-induced degradation protein 4 homolog gives MPVRSERRRAGGAAGSASSPATGAAASSLVPPPPINTAQPGVATSLLYSGAKFRGQQRSKGNAYEVEVVMQHVDMENSYLCGYLKIKGLTEEYPTLTTFFEGEIISKKHPFLTRKWDADEDVDRKHWGKFQAFYQYAKTFNSDDFDYEDLKNGDYVFMRWKEQFLVPDHTIKDISGASFAGFYYICFQKSAASIEGYYYHRSSEWYQSLNLTHVPEHSAPIYEFR, from the exons ATGCCGGTTCGGAGCGAGAGACGCCGCGCTGGAGGGGCGGCGGGCTCGGCCTCCTCCCCTGCTACCGGAGCGGCCGCTAGCAGCCTGGTGCCGCCGCCCCCCATCAACACGGCGCAGCCCGGAGTGGCCACTTCGCTGCTCTACAGCGGGGCCAAGTTCCGCGGGCAGCAACGCAGCAAAGGCAACGCCTACGAGGTGGAGGTCGTCATGCAG CATGTGGATATGGAGAACTCCTATCTCTGTGGATACTTGAAGATTAAAGGCCTTACAGAG GAGTACCCAACCCTCACCACGTTCTTCGAAGGCGAGATAATCAGTAAAAAACACCCATTCCTAACGCGCAAGTGGGACGCCGATGAAGACGTGGATCGTAAACACTGG ggaaagtTCCAGGCTTTTTACCAGTATGCAAAAACATTTAACTCTGATGACTTTGATTATGAAGATCTAAAAAATGGGGACTATGTCTTCATGAGATGGAAG GAGCAGTTCCTAGTCCCAGATCACACCATCAAGGACATCAGTGGTGCTTCCTTTGCTGGTTTCTATTACATCTGCTTCCAGAAGTCAGCAGCATCTATAGAGGGCTATTACTACCATAGGAGTTCAGAATG GTATCAGTCATTGAATTTAACGCACGTTCCCGAGCACAGTGCTCCTATCTACGAGTTCCGATGA